CTGGTGGCGCGCAAGCTGCTGGAGTGGAACCGGCAGCGCCCGCGGCGTCTCGGAAGTTGAAGGAGTGCTTCCCGATCCCATGGAGTCCACCCATCGTGCCCCTCGCCCGGCGGCCGGCGGGGAAGGGGCCGGCGCCTCCCGGGAGGACGACCGCCGGTCCGCACGGGAGAGGCTGCGCTCCCGCCTGGCCGGCACCCGGCGGCCGGGCGACCCGCTGACCGTCCTCGCCGTCTTCGGCACCCGCCCCGAGGCCACCAAGATGGCGCCGGTGATCCAGGAGCTGGGCCGGCGCCCCGGCGTCCGGGTGCAGGTCGCGGTGACGGCGCAGCACCGGGAGCTCTTGGACCAGGTGCTGGACCTCTTCGGCATCCGGCCCGACTTCGACCTGGACATCATGCGGCCGCAGCAGACCCTGACCGACATCACCACCCGCGCCCTGCGGGGCTTGGAGGCGGTGCTGGCCCAGGCTCGGCCCGACCTGGTGCTGGTCCACGGCGACACCACCACGACCCTGGCGGGGGCGCTGGCCGCGTTCTACCGCCAGGTGCCCATCGGCCACGTGGAGGCCGGCCTGCGGACCTACGACAAGTATCAGCCCTTTCCCGAGGAGATCAACCGCCGCCTCACCGACGCCCTGTGCGACCTCCACTTCGCGCCGACGCCGACGGCGCGCGCGAACCTCCTGCGCGAGGGCATCGATCCGGCGGGCATCTTCGTCACGGGCAACACCGCCATCGATGCCCTGCTGGCGGTGGTCCAGCGGGACTACCGCTTCCGACGGGACGAACTGGCCCGCTTCCCCAGCCCGGGTCGGCGCCTGGTCCTCTGCGAGGCGCACCGCCGGGAGAACTGGGGGGCGCCCCTGGAGGAGGTGGCCCGCGCCTTGCGCCGGCTGGTGGAGCGCAACCCCGACGTCGAGCTGGTCTACTCGGTGCACCCCAACCCGGTGGTGGCCGACACCATCCGCCGGCATCTGGAGGGCGTCGAGCGCGTCGCCTTGCTGGATCCTCCCGAGTACGCGGACTGGGCGAACCTGATGGCGCGAGCCACGCTCCTGCTGACCGACTCCGGCGGCCTGCAGGAGGAGGCGCCCGCGCTGGGGCTGCCCGTGCTGCTGTTGCGGGACAAGACGGAGCGCCCCGAGGCCATCGCGGCCGGCACGGTGCTCCAGGTCGGACCCCATGAGGAGCCCATCCTGCGCGAGGCCGAGCGGCTGCTTCGCGACCCCGAGGCCTACCGGCGCGTCGCCCGGGCCCGCAATCCCTTCGGGGATGGGCGTGCCGCCCGCCGGACGGCGGACGCCATCGAATACGCCTTCGGCCTGCGACCCACCCCGCCCGAGCCGTGGAATCCCGAGGGTTGAACCCCGGGGGGAGGCGGATCGCGCGGGGACCCGATGCGCGTCGGGCCTGCATCCGGTTGCCCGTCCCGCGCCCCTTTGTTAAGCTACGGCTGGTATGCTCCCATGCGGGGCCGCCCGCGACGGCCAGGGCGGCCCCGATTGCGGTCGACCTCGGCCGTGCACCCCGGGCGAGGGGACCCCGGCTGCCGCCGGAGGGGGGCTATCGCACCGCGGCGGAGCCGCGCCTGGGGGGAGGTGGCGCCAGCGGTGGGACCGGATCCTCGTCCCCCCGCACCCGGCGGGACGGGTGGGCGCGGCGGGGCCGACCGGCCGCGGCGGTCGGGGCGTGACGTCCGCGGGGTCGGCACGCTCTTCGAACTGGCCTTCACCTTTGCCGGGACCCTCCTGGCGGGCATGGCCGTGGGTTACTACGGCGGTCGCTGGCTCGACCGGGGGCTCGGGACCGATCCGTGGCTGCAGCTGCTCGGCCTGTTGCTGGGCGTCGTCGCCGCCTTTCGCGTGCTTTGGCGGACGTTGCAGCGCCAGGTCGAGGACGACCCAGCCCCACGACAGGGATCGGGCGGAAAGGGCGGCCCTCCTTCGTGAACGAGTTCACAAATTGGCCGGATGTGGCGCTGGGCGCGGCCGCCGGGTTGTGGGGGCTCCTCTGCGGAGCCGTGAACTATGGACTGGTGGCCGGGCCGGTCCGGCGCATGGCATCCACGGTGGATCGAGCGGAGATTGCCACACTTCAACAGCGCGTGCTGGGGCGCTACTTGTTGCGCATGGTCCTGAGTTTTGCTTCACTCTTGATGGTGTTTTGGGTCACCGGCCGGCCGGTGGCCATCCTTTCGGCCCTGGCCGGTCTGCTCGTCGCCGGTGACGTCCCCCTTTTCCTCTCGACGCGAGCGAGGAGGGAGCG
The sequence above is drawn from the Thermaerobacter sp. FW80 genome and encodes:
- the wecB gene encoding non-hydrolyzing UDP-N-acetylglucosamine 2-epimerase, which translates into the protein MLPDPMESTHRAPRPAAGGEGAGASREDDRRSARERLRSRLAGTRRPGDPLTVLAVFGTRPEATKMAPVIQELGRRPGVRVQVAVTAQHRELLDQVLDLFGIRPDFDLDIMRPQQTLTDITTRALRGLEAVLAQARPDLVLVHGDTTTTLAGALAAFYRQVPIGHVEAGLRTYDKYQPFPEEINRRLTDALCDLHFAPTPTARANLLREGIDPAGIFVTGNTAIDALLAVVQRDYRFRRDELARFPSPGRRLVLCEAHRRENWGAPLEEVARALRRLVERNPDVELVYSVHPNPVVADTIRRHLEGVERVALLDPPEYADWANLMARATLLLTDSGGLQEEAPALGLPVLLLRDKTERPEAIAAGTVLQVGPHEEPILREAERLLRDPEAYRRVARARNPFGDGRAARRTADAIEYAFGLRPTPPEPWNPEG
- a CDS encoding AtpZ/AtpI family protein, producing the protein MGPDPRPPAPGGTGGRGGADRPRRSGRDVRGVGTLFELAFTFAGTLLAGMAVGYYGGRWLDRGLGTDPWLQLLGLLLGVVAAFRVLWRTLQRQVEDDPAPRQGSGGKGGPPS